In the genome of Balneola sp., one region contains:
- a CDS encoding cell division protein ZapA → MKSIKVTILGKQYPLKVEDHEEETMLRICKFVDERFQTYRNQLVKQPESTVMVLAALSIAEELFEVRQNAPSLEQSEEAILERVNARLERLIEDIRS, encoded by the coding sequence ATGAAGTCGATTAAGGTTACCATTCTTGGTAAACAATATCCTCTCAAGGTTGAAGACCATGAAGAAGAGACTATGCTTCGTATTTGCAAATTTGTTGACGAGAGGTTTCAAACTTATCGTAACCAACTTGTAAAACAACCTGAGTCTACAGTGATGGTATTGGCAGCACTAAGTATTGCAGAAGAGCTTTTTGAAGTACGCCAAAACGCCCCTAGCCTGGAACAAAGTGAAGAGGCTATTCTTGAGCGCGTTAATGCAAGGCTGGAGCGCTTAATTGAGGATATCAGATCCTAA
- a CDS encoding phenylalanine--tRNA ligase subunit beta translates to MKISYNWLKEFIDLTLSPAETADKLTLIGLEEEETFQVGSNLEGVVIGEVLEVTQHPNADRLKVCQVNIGEEKVQIVCGADNVAKGQKVPVATVGTTLPIKLDDGSFLTLRKAKLRGETSQGMICAEDELGLGKDHSGIMVLDSSSKVGTPINQLFDLYTDSIIDIAITPNRPDATCHLGVARDLSAALNLELKKPEVELGIHSGTSSSEIDIQILSPEKCNRYVGIVISGTKVAESPTWLKQRLTAIGLRPVNNIVDITNYVMHEVGQPLHAFDYDNIAGKKIIVREFEKTVEFETLDHVKRKCEPGTLFICDGDGPVAIAGVMGGVDSEVSDSTTSILLESAYFDLVSVRKTAKAQTLQTDASYRFERGIDPNLQALAAKRAADLIVEIAGGQISGNIVDVHPIKTDPKELTLRKSYLNRLLGTNLNIEEAIEMVKRLELEVLEKSDEKVTFRIPTFRPDLEREVDLIEEVGRLFDYNNIESPSHGIFVSTEEFSTWEILNSDIRKASVELGFREIYTNSLISEKEAEQFGSLESMVGTINPLTKDMTTLRPSLLHGFLKAASYNFNRQKDSVRFFEIGNVFEVNDQGIFHEGIQEQTHVLFGVSGLKVGEHWTSGPINFTPFDLKSLVNAFLSKIGVISKVKTDEVDGSLIYKVKGERIGELRPVDKSLKKTYDLKEPTFVAEFSVNALHKINASLAQKKYQIIPKFPPIEYDFSLIVDNSVKSGDLLYTIREKGGNNLQAIDIFDVFEDESIGNGKKSIAFRLSFVDPNKTLNIKDVEPIIQGAIKNLEKQFSAKLRG, encoded by the coding sequence ATGAAAATTTCATACAACTGGCTAAAAGAATTTATTGACCTCACTTTATCCCCTGCTGAAACAGCCGATAAGCTTACATTGATCGGTCTTGAAGAAGAGGAAACATTTCAGGTTGGTAGTAACCTGGAAGGTGTGGTGATTGGTGAAGTACTGGAAGTAACACAACACCCTAATGCAGACCGACTTAAAGTTTGCCAGGTTAATATAGGAGAGGAAAAAGTTCAAATTGTCTGTGGAGCTGATAATGTAGCTAAAGGTCAAAAAGTTCCTGTAGCTACTGTGGGTACTACCCTTCCCATTAAGCTTGATGATGGAAGTTTTTTAACCCTTCGAAAAGCAAAGCTTAGGGGAGAAACATCTCAGGGTATGATTTGTGCGGAAGATGAACTAGGCCTTGGTAAAGATCATTCAGGAATCATGGTTCTGGATAGCTCGAGTAAAGTCGGTACACCTATCAATCAACTATTCGATCTTTATACCGACTCAATAATCGATATAGCGATTACACCAAATCGCCCAGATGCAACATGTCATCTAGGTGTTGCTAGAGATTTATCTGCAGCTCTTAACCTGGAACTTAAAAAGCCGGAAGTAGAACTAGGTATACATTCAGGTACTTCCTCCTCTGAAATTGATATTCAGATTTTATCTCCTGAAAAGTGTAATCGATATGTAGGGATCGTAATCAGTGGTACCAAAGTAGCAGAATCTCCTACCTGGCTAAAACAGCGACTTACTGCAATTGGTTTAAGACCTGTAAACAACATTGTAGACATTACAAATTATGTAATGCATGAAGTAGGACAACCTCTTCATGCTTTCGATTACGATAATATAGCAGGCAAAAAAATAATTGTAAGAGAGTTCGAAAAAACTGTTGAATTTGAAACCCTCGATCATGTAAAAAGAAAATGCGAACCGGGAACGCTTTTTATTTGTGACGGAGATGGCCCAGTTGCAATAGCCGGTGTAATGGGCGGGGTTGATTCGGAAGTATCTGATTCCACAACATCAATCCTGTTGGAAAGTGCTTATTTTGATCTGGTTTCCGTTCGAAAAACAGCAAAAGCACAAACACTTCAAACGGATGCTTCCTATCGTTTCGAACGAGGTATAGATCCAAATCTACAGGCACTTGCAGCAAAAAGAGCAGCTGATCTAATTGTTGAAATTGCTGGTGGACAGATATCGGGTAACATAGTAGATGTACATCCGATAAAAACGGATCCAAAAGAACTTACCCTCAGAAAAAGTTATCTGAACAGGCTATTAGGTACAAACCTGAATATTGAAGAAGCCATTGAAATGGTTAAACGTCTTGAACTAGAGGTTCTTGAAAAATCAGACGAGAAAGTAACATTTAGGATACCTACGTTTCGTCCGGATCTGGAAAGAGAAGTTGATCTAATTGAAGAAGTAGGGAGATTATTCGATTACAATAACATTGAATCTCCTAGCCATGGGATCTTTGTTTCTACCGAGGAATTCTCAACCTGGGAAATTCTTAATTCCGATATAAGAAAAGCCTCAGTGGAATTAGGTTTTAGAGAAATCTACACGAACTCACTTATATCAGAAAAAGAAGCGGAACAATTTGGATCATTAGAATCAATGGTGGGTACCATTAATCCTTTAACAAAGGATATGACTACCCTGAGACCTTCTTTACTGCATGGTTTCTTAAAAGCTGCTTCTTATAATTTCAACCGCCAAAAAGATAGCGTTCGCTTTTTTGAGATTGGCAATGTGTTTGAAGTAAACGATCAAGGTATCTTCCATGAAGGCATTCAAGAACAAACACATGTATTATTTGGAGTTTCCGGATTAAAAGTTGGTGAACATTGGACGAGCGGTCCGATAAACTTCACTCCTTTCGATTTAAAGTCTCTAGTTAACGCATTTCTTTCAAAGATCGGAGTTATAAGTAAAGTCAAAACAGACGAAGTTGATGGAAGCCTGATATATAAGGTAAAAGGTGAACGGATAGGGGAATTACGACCAGTAGATAAGTCACTAAAAAAAACCTATGATCTTAAAGAACCTACCTTTGTGGCTGAGTTTTCAGTCAATGCTTTGCACAAAATTAATGCTTCATTAGCTCAAAAAAAGTACCAGATCATACCCAAGTTTCCACCCATCGAATATGATTTTTCTCTAATTGTAGATAACAGTGTTAAGTCAGGAGACCTTTTGTATACCATTAGAGAAAAAGGTGGAAACAACCTCCAAGCCATTGATATTTTTGATGTTTTCGAAGATGAATCCATTGGGAATGGTAAAAAAAGCATCGCTTTTAGATTATCCTTTGTAGACCCCAACAAAACGTTGAATATCAAAGATGTAGAACCTATTATACAGGGTGCCATAAAAAACTTAGAGAAACAATTCTCCGCAAAATTAAGAGGATGA